Within the Trichoderma breve strain T069 chromosome 3, whole genome shotgun sequence genome, the region tttgatCTCAACTGCTTCGCCTTTTGATCAGCGGCTGACTCTTTTGGTCCCTTGGAATCCGTTCCGGATAATTCTCCTGCTCTTCCGATAATCTGGAGAGCGAGTAAAATGTCTCTCAGAGAAAGCCTCAGAATGAGCGGCTCAATCTCAATATTGATGTCTGTAGAGTTGGGCTGTGGGTTGTTCATGCTCATTTGTATCGAAAAATCGTCAATGATTCTCAAGCGAGATGTCTCAAACTTGTCCATCCGGCACAAAAACATGCCAATCTGCGAAATTTGAAACGTAAGAGCATGTTGTTGTGACAGAAGAACCTGGCGGATTCCAAGCACAATTGCCTCTGAGCTTGAGCTCAGCGGATTGGCGATCAAAATGACTTGGGCATCTACAAGGTTTACTCGGAAAGAGATGTCCATGGAAGTTTGAGCCTTCGGTTGTGTCTCAAGAGAGGCTTCTGCTGCGGAGATGCTAGGCCGAGGAGAACTTATAGATGGTCGCTGGGAATATGACACTTGCGTTGATTCCGTGTCTGATTCCTCGGGAGAACTCAGCATGCTTTCGGTATCAATTGGACTTGCTTCCTCCATTGTCAACCCTTCAGTGGCAAACTTTTGGATGGCGAAGAGATAGTCGAGAGCAAAAATGACACGAGGGCTATCAATAGTGGCCATTGCAATGACGCTGCGTTCTGTTCCACCAGACATTGTCACACTAGCCATCAACTGCTGCGCTTCTTTATTAGAAGACGTCATGATTCTGCGGTACTTGTTCGTATCCCTAGGACGAGTGTCGTAAATCGTGAAAGAGCGAACCAGGACCTCAGCTTCCATCGAGCCATCAGACATCATTCTCGTCTTGACATGCGTGTCAtccaaggagaagcgagAAAGACTGCAGGCAGCTACATCATTGACAGGGCCCTCTTCTGGGGCCATGATGACCTCAAGGCCAACAGTATTCACATTGAACACAAAGTCCAGCTTGGTCCACGCGTCAGAGAGCGAACCTAGCTCGGGTCCAAGACTAATCAACGGCTGCTCATTGCCGTTGGACTGACCATCAGAAGGCGAGCCTTTAGCTCGCTCCAAGGTTTGGTCATCAACAAGCCGTTCAGCCTCCGCAttagcatctccatctccactaAAGGCAGCCGGGACGGATCTTGAAATCTCCATCAAGAATTTCAGTTGGTGTTGAGTCAACTGAAGCTTGATATCGGATACGGTTCCTTCTATCTCGGTCTCTGGTCTCTTCACACCCTCAACATGTTCAGCATGGGTGATGTGGAATCCAAGGTCGACGTGGtcaatcatctccaactcctcAGACTTGTTGTCGGCATAATGGAAGTCTGAAGTGAGACGAATGTTTCTGATTCCTGCGGAGATCTTCATCGCAATTGTCGCACCGTGACTATCGTCGAGAGGAACAAACTTGTTCTGTGCATAGATTTCTCCAAGGTAGGCTGTAATGAGATCACGGTGGGGACGGCCTGGGATTACGGCCCGCgggaagacgacgatgggTGTATTGACCACAACATCAAACTTGATCTTGCTGGGGCTCTGCTGAATCTGGTTGGCTCTGTTCAAAGCAACCTGGCGGGCGGCATTGTATAGTGCCTGCATCTTTCCAAACTTGACCAAGAAATCAATGATTTTGCGGAACGGTTCCTCCACAAAGTTGACCTTGACAGATCCCGCGCGAAGGAATATTGAACTATCGTATCCTGGGTACGCCTGGGGATTTTCAGGGTCAAAAGTCTCGTAGCGGAAGTCGGCAAGATCGTCTCCCTGGATGGTTACGAGCTTCCGGAGGTGGGAATCCTCCGAAACGCCCAAGTTGACATCGTCGATGAGAGAGAGGTCGCCAAGCTTGGCCGAGATTCTCATCGTCTGGCCCCGAAGGAAGATGCCAGCATCACCCTGGTTGAAAGAAAGGGTTGCCAGTTTGATGCCGTCATTGTTCAGAATAAGGCGGATACTCTTCAGTTCAACCTTGACGCGGATAGAGCTAGTTGCATTCGTATTCTGCTTGGGCTCTTGTACAACCACGCTCTCAACTGctacatcatcttcagcagcgcTGTCAATCTGAGAGGGACCAGATTGGCCCATCTGTTCGTCGGCGTTATTACTTGTAAAAGTCACAAGAATAAAGTCCAGCAAGGTGAGAAGCGTCTTCCGAGTAACAACCAGGTTGATGGTTGATATAGTGGTGGTAATGTTGGTTTCAACACCTTCGTAAACAGGCATGAACTCAGGTGACTGGCGATTTACCCTCACAAACTTGACATGAACAAGACTTCGTCCAGCCTGGAGATCCTCTCGGTCTCCAGTAGACACAATCGACTTGAATTCGGCAGGCGGATTGTCCACAAAGTCGTCCATAGTTACTGACCCAAGGGAAACTTCGGCCGCCATGTCGTAGGGTCGGGTGTAGAAGGACAGATCAAAGCGCTCTGCTACTAGCTCCACCAGAAGGACGTCTTGCTTCGCCCGGCTCGGATCGCTTCGATAAAGCGAGCCCTTTAGGGTGTCTACTTTGAAGTTGAATTCGAAGCTCCGCTGTTGCATTCTAAACTGCTCGCCGTGAgttccatcttcagcatcctcgaaatcgtcatcgtcatcatcaatgtCCTCCAAGATGACGGCGGTAGAAGACTGGAGGAATGGGAACGCAGATTGCCGGCGGTCACGCATCGACCTGAGCGCGGATCGGCTGGAGGCGTTACTGGCTAGTCGTGGGCGTGAAGAATGGCGTGAAGAAGGCCTTGCTTGAGTAGTAGCGCCAGATTGCACTGCCTTTTGCTCCGTCTCGGAGTGAAATTTTGGTATAGCAACATCGATAATCTGCATCAAGTTCTTGTACTTGGCGTCGGATACAGTGGCATGTAGCATTGGCAAATGGCCAGAGACCTTGAATTTTGTTAGATTAGGCGCTTTGGGCAGAATTGACATTTCCACCACGAAATCGACATTGATCTCCTCTACTACATGTAGCTGCGAGCCGCGATCGCCAGGTTTGCTGGTGAGCTGAGCCTTGGTTTCTTCGATGGAAGGCCCAATGAGGACTTGAGTCGAGGTGAACTTGACGATGAATCTGTCGTACATGGCTGATTCAAGACGTTTAAAGTCTTCTTCATTGTAAGACTGGCGCTGTTTGGACTGGATCTCCGCCAAGGTCTCTTGATCGACCAACTGGCTGTTCACATGCATGTGACCAGCGTCGACAACGAGACAAGTTGAATGCTCCGTGGTAATGCTGACGGGAATGATAATCAGCGGTGCTTGCAGGTCGAGCTCGGCGTTGATCGTTTTGTGTTCTTCTAGCGCAAACTCCAAGCCTACTCGTGTCTGCTCTCGGATGCCTTCCACAGTGGCCCCAGCGGTCTCCATCAGAGCCGCGATCGACTCCATGTGCCTCTCAGGAGGCCGGAAAAAGTCGACGATGCCTACAACAAAGTTGGGGTTCCAAACAACTTCGAGGGGTTTCAGCTTGCCCACGACAGCAATGTCGCCTTCTCGTTCAAGGGGGTTCTGTTCAATCTCGAACTCGAAAAAAGGCTCCTCTTCCGCCgtttccagctcctcgaggGAGATTGGCTTGCGCTTCTGGGCATCCTTTACGCGAACAATCTCTGGATAAAGACTGTCGGGAGTTGTACCATCATTGACTCGCAGACCACCAAGGCTGACACTAGCCAGTACAGAGTCCTTTCTCTGTAGTGCCTTGGCTTTGAATAAGTCAAAGTGTAAGCTAAGGAGATCCATGGTGTTGTGATGGGGGCTCTTCTTGAGCGTGAAGCTACCGGTGCTGAGCGCCGCCTCGATACACATGTTGACGGCTTCACGGGGAacatcgacatcttcagcgAGCGCCGCCTTTTCGTCCCAGTCAATCATGTCATAGAGCTCCTTCCTCTGCTCTTCTGTCATCTGCGTGTTCTCTTCATTTTGTTGGATGGTACCAGTCGGCTTGGAACCCCACATCCATGCAACCCAGCCctgctgttgaggctgctgaggctgcctGCTTAGGGCTGCGGCATTCTCCTTTTTAAGTTGATTACGAGCCAGTGATCTCCAGAACCGAAGGTCTTCGTAGCTAAGCTTAAACTCAAGCTTATCAAGGTCGCTAGACTCATTGGCTTCGAGCTGCAAAccctgcttctttttcttgaagAGCTCGATATACCGCCTGCGGTCATCACGACGCTCTCTGAAATAGTCCCACGACCACTTACGATTCCTGTCATGGATCTTACCCAGGATGGCATTCCCTGCAAACAGCAGCCAGGCTCTCGGATCCTCCTTTGGACTGACGCCCTTGGGTTTGAGCGCTTTGTATTCTTGGTGACGGATGAAGTAATGGAAGAGATCTACCATCATCAGGGCATCACGATACTGGTCGTCATCTAGAACGACACCGATCTCGTCAAACAAGAGAGTGGCCTTGAACTTGGGCACCTCAATGGCACCGGATTTGTCGAGTTCAATCTTTGCCTGTCCACTGACGGGCTTCAAGATGAATTGGTTGCTCGAGTCGGGGTCGTGAATTTTGGTAAGCATGCTCTTAAATTTGTCGACCATGTCACTGTGTGACATTGCCCCTTTGGAGTCGTCTGCAGTTTGGCGGCCACTGCTGAAGAGTTCCGAGTCCGTGTTCCAGTATACTGCCAGGGAGCCCAACGTGGCGAGCTTGTGTGTAGTCGTCGACGACTGCTGGATGAAGGATGGCGTCCACTGGCCATCGGCACTGACAGCGCTAAACTCCTCGAGCGTGAAACCGAGGGCAAATGGATGGCCTGGAGCTGATATGGAATCTTCGTAACGAATGTGGATGTTCTTGACTGTGATCTGCAGGTTGTCGGTGATCTTGGTCGCCAGGCTCTGGGCAAAGctctggttcttcttttgctcctcCTGGCTCATGCCAGCCTTGTTCCgctccttgagaagctcgGCGCTCTCAagtttctccatcttcagcctATGTTTCCTGCGCTgctcctcgtcttcgtcataTTCGGCCTCTTCTTTGGGACTCGCGAGCAGGTAGACATCTTCGATAAAGACCTTGACGGGAGCGCCTCGGATATTGGACCAGGGGATGTAGAGAGTGAGCTCGCCAAGGTGGCCCTCTATGACGTTGATGGGCAGCTTGAGCTGGTCGAGAGCTTCTCGACGGAGCTCCAAGTTGCGGAGCTTGACGTCGCCGGACCATATGCCAACCTTGAGCTGCGTAGGGTCGAAGTTCTTGACGTACATGCCCAGGAAGCGGTTGAGCAGGCCGGCGACGAGTCCTTCCAACATATTGGCGACGGTGGTGCCGTAACCCGGGCCGGGACAGCGGAGGTTGGAGAGAGTTGTCGGTCGAGGGTCTATAGGTAGGACATTGGGGGATTCGGGCTTTGCACAGCGAGTGCTCGCCGGTCGAGGTTCGCAATCAGCTCTCTTCCAGCGATTGTCAGGCTACGTCTTTGGGAGAGACGAGACTAGAGAGAACaattagaagaagaagagacgaggtTGTAAGATGCAAAAATACGGTTCGAAGTGGGGAGATTGGGCGCGGCTGGGGATTTCATGCAGTGCGGAGTGCGTTCGATGCGTCGCGGCCTGACAGAGGAGGGGCAAGACAATGCAAGAATGAGTCTGTCGAGGGCAGCTGAAGCTTACGGTGGTAATTTGAGCGGGGGAACGGGTGGTGTAGCGTCCAGGTTGAGGCTCTAGGACCAATACCGTGGATGTTGTAGTGGTGATATCGCAGGTCAGAGACTGGTAAACATCGATTGTTTTGTCCAAGGCAGGATTTATCACGATACACGAGCTGTAgtgcagctccagcaggcCTCAGGTCGCTACCGCGCTGCAATGCACCTACAAACAGGCGCTGCGAGCTGCTAAACCCCCTGTGAACATAGTGGCACCCTCTACGGAGCTTTTCAGTGCCTGGCCAAGTTCAATGACGGAGGGGGATGACGTAAGGACTCCCCCCACCATGGCAGCTCAGGCCAATTGCTGTCCAGGGGCTTCAATTCGGCGCATCTTTGACGTGGACATGTTCGAGGACAGGTGGACAAAGTGTACACATTAGTGCTGATGTCTGATATGGCGATTGCTGGTACCTGGAAGCGATAATGTGCATCATCTGGTACCTGGTAATGTGCAGAGGCTCGAGTACTACCAAGGTACTTGTTTTGTTTTAGTGGCATATTTCCTGTTTTAGCCAAGAGCTGGAATCCGGGGTTACATGGAATTGATGTGTCTGCATCACGATGTGTAGCTGTTTCTATCTCTTCATCCGTAGAATGTTAACAGAAGAAATGATGTCTTTAAATCAATTGGAATCAATAATAATAATTGAATAATCGTACCCCTTATCTTGGTCCATCTTCCGCTCAAGAAGAGTCCAGCACAGTCAGGTCGAgttggcagcagcacgataaatccatcatcgtcacctTCACCACCATTATGAGCAATTGAATATGCTAATGTGCGCCCACAAACAAACACCGCCACAAACGGTCTGTCCAGTTCATCCCATCAACTAATTAAACCATGGCCATTCTCCATTCACCATTCATAATTCACCACCCAAAAAACCTTCGCAGCCTCTCCCGCTTTCCCGTACAATGTCATACCCCAATGCGCGTGGCCATTACGTCACGACCTCAGACCTCCCAAATAATGTCATCATAGCATCACCACCTCCGTCTTGCGCTGATCGGCTCCATTATCGGCATCGCTACTTGATTTCTTTTATCGTGATCTTAATGCAGGTCGAAATGTTCGATTAGTTCTTGCAATGTGATGCCAAAAGCTGTGCCGAATCCGAGCTCACACTCCACAGAAATTGTTGTTACATCTACCCATTAAGCTCAGCTCTTGCCGACGTATCTGTGCCTCGAATGTAGTTCATCTTTCGCCAACTCAATCCCAGTactcctttttctcttccgtAAAGCTTTATTGAAGTCTCCAAGCAAATCAACATCATGTTCAGATCCTTGCCGTCGCTTCGATCCTCAGGGAGGACCCTAGCTGCGAGCCTCGCCAGCTCCAGATCGCAGCAGTCGATAACACGACAGCCACTCTACCGCTTGGATGCGAGAAGAACAGCAAT harbors:
- a CDS encoding SHR-binding domain of vacuolar-sorting associated protein 13 domain-containing protein, with amino-acid sequence MLEGLVAGLLNRFLGMYVKNFDPTQLKVGIWSGDVKLRNLELRREALDQLKLPINVIEGHLGELTLYIPWSNIRGAPVKVFIEDVYLLASPKEEAEYDEDEEQRRKHRLKMEKLESAELLKERNKAGMSQEEQKKNQSFAQSLATKITDNLQITVKNIHIRYEDSISAPGHPFALGFTLEEFSAVSADGQWTPSFIQQSSTTTHKLATLGSLAVYWNTDSELFSSGRQTADDSKGAMSHSDMVDKFKSMLTKIHDPDSSNQFILKPVSGQAKIELDKSGAIEVPKFKATLLFDEIGVVLDDDQYRDALMMVDLFHYFIRHQEYKALKPKGVSPKEDPRAWLLFAGNAILGKIHDRNRKWSWDYFRERRDDRRRYIELFKKKKQGLQLEANESSDLDKLEFKLSYEDLRFWRSLARNQLKKENAAALSRQPQQPQQQGWVAWMWGSKPTGTIQQNEENTQMTEEQRKELYDMIDWDEKAALAEDVDVPREAVNMCIEAALSTGSFTLKKSPHHNTMDLLSLHFDLFKAKALQRKDSVLASVSLGGLRVNDGTTPDSLYPEIVRVKDAQKRKPISLEELETAEEEPFFEFEIEQNPLEREGDIAVVGKLKPLEVVWNPNFVVGIVDFFRPPERHMESIAALMETAGATVEGIREQTRVGLEFALEEHKTINAELDLQAPLIIIPVSITTEHSTCLVVDAGHMHVNSQLVDQETLAEIQSKQRQSYNEEDFKRLESAMYDRFIVKFTSTQVLIGPSIEETKAQLTSKPGDRGSQLHVVEEINVDFVVEMSILPKAPNLTKFKVSGHLPMLHATVSDAKYKNLMQIIDVAIPKFHSETEQKAVQSGATTQARPSSRHSSRPRLASNASSRSALRSMRDRRQSAFPFLQSSTAVILEDIDDDDDDFEDAEDGTHGEQFRMQQRSFEFNFKVDTLKGSLYRSDPSRAKQDVLLVELVAERFDLSFYTRPYDMAAEVSLGSVTMDDFVDNPPAEFKSIVSTGDREDLQAGRSLVHVKFVRVNRQSPEFMPVYEGVETNITTTISTINLVVTRKTLLTLLDFILVTFTNDVAVESVVVQEPKQNTNATSSIRVKVELKSIRLILNNDGIKLATLSFNQGDAGIFLRGQTMRISAKLGDLSLIDDVNLGVSEDSHLRKLVTIQGDDLADFRYETFDPENPQAYPGYDSSIFLRAGSVKVNFVEEPFRKIIDFLVKFGKMQALYNAARQVALNRANQIQQSPSKIKFDVVVNTPIVVFPRAVIPGRPHRDLITAYLGEIYAQNKFVPLDDSHGATIAMKISAGIRNIRLTSDFHYADNKSEELEMIDHVDLGFHITHAEHVEGVKRPETEIEGTVSDIKLQLTQHQLKFLMEISRSVPAAFSGDGDANAEAERLVDDQTLERAKGSPSDGQSNGNEQPLISLGPELGSLSDAWTKLDFVFNVNTVGLEVIMAPEEGPVNDVAACSLSRFSLDDTHVKTRMMSDGSMEAEVLVRSFTIYDTRPRDTNKYRRIMTSSNKEAQQLMASVTMSGGTERSVIAMATIDSPRVIFALDYLFAIQKFATEGLTMEEASPIDTESMLSSPEESDTESTISAAEASLETQPKAQTSMDISFRVNLVDAQVILIANPLSSSSEAIVLGIRQVLLSQQHALTFQISQIGMFLCRMDKFETSRLRIIDDFSIQMSMNNPQPNSTDINIEIEPLILRLSLRDILLALQIIGRAGELSGTDSKGPKESAADQKAKQLRSKTRHRASSGRASSRAVTYAERYSAPPKNENLSATVDGVRIVLIGDLHELPILDIGIQNFTAVAENWSSNLKAEAAIDMYSNVYNFSKSSWEPLLEPWQVGLGVAKDPITSFLSVDVVSKKTFDITVTTATIALASKSFDFLTAAENVLEKPRGVEAPYRIRNYTGFNAIIHSKSPTSSEPITLHLEDGQEAPWSFEQWEKMRETILADSQPNDVGIQLEASGFDLIRNVRLNREGEFLYSLRPKTDNILHKLCVEVSLGADNVKYVTLRSPLVVENATQIPVELGIYDAQEGHLLKIEKIAPGDSRPAPVGAVYEKRVLVRPDSGFGYQWSAEQLWWKDLLKRPTRQIVCKGDSGDPFYFQAHASFDNSSPITRSYPYMKIKLSAPVTLENLLPYDFKYRIYDKNTKKDWSNFLRKGGVSPVHVVELSHLLLLNVDMQDTVFKPSDFAIINSGTNEDFRRESRIVVKDDQGLSLNLSLHYHKIPNSGGAFKVTVYSPYVILNKTGLDLTVRAKSFLQQAKSAAGQFPLINTSDHDRPKALPFMFSFGNDDTRNRALLRVADSEWSKPQSFDAIGSTSEVILNSGSNRNKEIHLGLTIQSGEGKYKMTKVVTLAPRFVLKNKLDEEILIREPSSSGYMTLGPGALQPLHFMQNSTVKQLCLCFPGMNNQWTSPFNIADIGTTHVKIAKAGQRQRLIRVEILVEDSTIFLHFSVETKNWPFSMRNESDTEFTFYQANPTVEEDDVVDRSGWKPIRYRLPPRSIMPYAWDFPAAKFREVVISTAGKERHVKLAEIGNQFPMKFTSQNGTQKIIDINVAADGPTQTLILSNFRPSQSLYRQKTLSRTNTGPEAFEVKDQDTDATFVAQLKLSGVGISFINAQLKELAYVTFRDVQFRISDSPVVQTVSLAIKWMQIDNQLYGGLFPMVLYPSVVPQKAQEIEAHPSLHAMVSRVKDDSYGVLYIKYASILLQQMTVDLDEDFVFALLDFSNVPGASWSSEVEEGQLCDEDLDIPEPSQRDTGQDIYFEVLNIQPMQVDLSFMRTERINAEDKTSSHNPLMFFLNVMTMAIGNINDAPVRFNALILENVRVSTQILIQNITNHYSQEVMYQIHKILGSADFLGNPVGLFNNISSGVNDIFYEPYQGLILSDRPEEFGMGIAKGAASFAKKTVFGFSDSFSKFTGSLSKGLAAASMDKQFQDRRRITRARNRPKHALYGVTAGANSLFTSVASGVGGLALKPLEGAEQEGALGFFKGVGKGVLGLATKPAVGILDMASNVSEGIRNTTTVFDGAELERTRYPRFVPNDGIVRPFNPREALGQYWLKQVDNGRYFDEQYIGHLELPKEDMVVMVTFARILLIRSRRLTSEWDVPLKDVQTIAKERTGISLSLRDGANGPFIPVGGGSERGFLYKMLGVAVEEFNRRFRGGER